A stretch of the Vigna radiata var. radiata cultivar VC1973A chromosome 7, Vradiata_ver6, whole genome shotgun sequence genome encodes the following:
- the LOC106769585 gene encoding MLO-like protein 10, producing the protein MSVSKYKILSLCLVSWLWCGYVAVASSESSIGSKDLDQTPTWAVACVCTVFILISLTLEKSLHKVGTWLHEKHKKALLEALEKVKAELMILGFLSLLLTFGQSYIVRICIPTDIADKLLPCPLAGTEEESSSEEEHRRKLLSYERRYLSGDATNYQCKKGQQPLISVNGLHQLHILIFFLAVLHVFYSAVTMLLGRLKIRGWKAWEEETSSHGYEFANDPSRFRLTHETSFVRAHASFWTRYSIFFYIGCFCRQFYRSVGKADYLALRNGFITVHLAPGSKFNFQKYIKRSLEDDFKVVVGVSPILWASFVVFLLLNVNGWHAMFWASLIPVVIILAVGTKLQVALAKMAIEITERHAVVQGIPLVQGSDRYFWFGRPQLVLHLIHFALFQNAFQITYFLWIWYSFGLKNCFHADYKLAIVKVALGLAALCLCSYITLPLYALVTQMGSRMKKSIFDEQTSKALKKWHMAVKKKQGVKLGNSKVRAMDGSTTDSTVHSSGPKLHRFKTTGHSTRTMSAYDDDHSDIELSPVSPTANLIVRVDHDEHEAEEAEHHPTANNQELSRLPTLERSMK; encoded by the exons ATGTCTGtctcaaaatacaaaatactgTCTCTTTGTCTGGTTTCATGGCTGTGGTGCGGTTATGTGGCTGTGGCTTCAAGTGAGAGTAGTATCGGTTCCAAAGACCTTGATCAGACACCAACATGGGCGGTTGCCTGTGTCTGCACTGTTTTCATCTTGATATCCTTAACTCTGGAGAAAAGCCTTCACAAAGTGGGAACG TGGCTACATGAAAAGCACAAGAAGGCTTTGCTTGAGGCTTTGGAAAAGGTCAAAGCTG AGTTGATGATTCTTGGTTTCCTTTCACTGCTTCTTACTTTCGGGCAGAGTTACATTGTCAGAATATGTATTCCTACTGATATTGCAGACAAATTGTTGCCATGTCCGCTTGCTGGTACCGAAGAAGAATCAAGTAGTGAAGAGGAACACCGTAGGAAGCTTCTTTCTTATGAACGCAGATATTTGTCAGGTGACGCTACCAATTACCAATGCAAGAAG GGACAACAACCACTTATATCAGTCAATGGATTGCACCAGTTACACATCCTCATATTCTTCTTAGCAGTCCTTCACGTGTTTTACAGTGCTGTAACAATGCTTCTTGGGAGACTAAAG ATTCGAGGATGGAAGGCATGGGAGGAGGAGACTTCATCTCATGGATATGAGTTTGCCAATG ATCCCTCAAGATTCCGCCTTACACATGAAACATCATTTGTGAGAGCTCATGCTTCTTTTTGGACAAGATATTCAATCTTCTTCTATATA GGATGCTTTTGTAGGCAATTTTATAGGTCTGTAGGCAAGGCTGACTACTTGGCTTTGCGCAATGGATTTATCACT GTACACCTGGCTCCTGGAAGTAAATTTAACTTCCAAAAGTATATCAAAAGATCCTTGGAGGATGACTTCAAGGTTGTTGTTGGAGTCAG TCCGATTCTCTGGGCTTCATTTGTTGTATTCCTGCTACTAAATGTTAATG GATGGCATGCTATGTTCTGGGCATCCTTAATTCCAGTTGTG ATAATTTTGGCTGTCGGAACAAAACTGCAAGTCGCACTCGCAAAGATGGCTATTGAAATAACAGAAAGACATGCAGTTGTCCAAGGAATTCCTCTTGTTCAAGGCTCAGACAGATATTTTTGGTTTGGTCGGCCTCAGTTAGTTCTTCATCTTATCCATTTTGCTTTGTTTCAG AATGCTTTCCAAATAACATATTTCTTGTGGATATGG TATTCTTTTGGACTGAAAAATTGTTTCCACGCTGACTACAAGCTTGCAATAGTGAAAGTAGCATTAGG GCTTGCGGCACTATGCCTCTGCAGCTATATCACCCTTCCATTATATGCTCTTGTTACTCAG ATGGGCTCAAGAatgaaaaaatcaatatttgatGAACAAACATCAAAAGCATTAAAGAAATGGCACATGGCAGTGAAAAAGAAGCAGGGAGTGAAACTTGGAAACTCCAAGGTGCGAGCCATGGATGGAAGCACCACTGATTCAACAGTACACTCTTCTGGCCCCAAACTTCACCGTTTCAAAACCACTGGTCACTCAACTCGCACCATGTCAGCCTATGATGACGACCATTCTGACATTGAGCTGTCTCCCGTTTCACCGACAGCAAACTTGATTGTAAGAGTGGACCATGATGAGCATGAAGCAGAAGAAGCTGAGCATCACCCAACAGCCAACAATCAAGAGCTATCACGTTTGCCAACCCTTGAAAGAAGCATGAAATAG